A single Filimonas effusa DNA region contains:
- a CDS encoding glycosyltransferase — MKVLIISSMPTHPPIAGNRACILAYSELLISLGYDVSFLWVSSPNPSQEEVQGMNSFWGAKLIHYKRTRFQLFKEKLYRNLRFKRTGFYKVDDLFPNDLITFLKTHFQENQVDCVVVNYIFFSRAFDAFPEKVRKVLYTHDVFTDRYQKTGNPWFSTTPDEEAKALNRADVIWAIQENEASYYHYLSRSEVLTTYSFFQITETRLTEKKVLLFFSGSNQHNVEAIIFFIETIFPKLQQRFPDVKLLVGGTICDKISERAGNGIELLGAVEDPVSFYSLGDICINPTFSGTGLKIKTFEAMAHGKIVICHPHNIEGVYNGNAAPVFLAEDANGYLAALQHLFEDREVLLQRRKAALEYITQLNDIVKDRIQSSIEKPNRMR, encoded by the coding sequence ATGAAAGTCTTGATTATATCTTCCATGCCAACGCATCCGCCAATTGCTGGAAATAGGGCATGTATTCTGGCCTATTCTGAGTTGTTGATTTCTTTGGGATATGATGTGTCTTTTTTATGGGTTTCAAGTCCTAATCCTTCTCAAGAAGAGGTACAGGGAATGAACTCTTTTTGGGGAGCTAAATTGATACACTACAAGCGAACCAGGTTTCAGCTCTTCAAAGAAAAATTATATAGGAATTTAAGATTTAAGAGGACTGGGTTTTATAAAGTGGATGATTTATTTCCTAATGACTTGATCACATTTTTAAAGACTCATTTCCAGGAAAACCAGGTTGATTGTGTTGTCGTTAATTATATATTCTTTAGTAGGGCGTTTGATGCATTTCCGGAAAAAGTAAGGAAGGTTTTATATACACATGATGTATTTACTGACCGTTACCAGAAGACTGGCAATCCCTGGTTCTCTACAACCCCCGACGAGGAAGCAAAAGCACTGAACAGGGCAGATGTTATCTGGGCAATTCAGGAGAATGAAGCATCATATTATCATTATTTGTCGAGATCGGAGGTTTTAACTACGTATAGTTTTTTCCAGATAACCGAAACCAGGCTGACAGAAAAAAAGGTTCTCCTGTTCTTTTCTGGATCCAACCAGCATAATGTTGAGGCTATCATCTTTTTTATTGAAACGATATTTCCTAAGCTACAGCAGCGTTTTCCCGATGTAAAACTGCTAGTAGGCGGCACTATTTGTGATAAAATTTCAGAAAGAGCGGGTAATGGAATAGAATTGTTGGGCGCTGTTGAGGATCCTGTAAGTTTTTATTCTTTAGGTGATATATGTATCAATCCTACATTTAGTGGAACTGGCTTGAAAATTAAGACTTTTGAGGCTATGGCTCACGGTAAGATTGTTATATGTCATCCACATAACATTGAGGGGGTTTATAATGGGAATGCTGCGCCGGTATTTCTTGCCGAAGATGCAAATGGTTATTTGGCTGCACTTCAACATCTTTTTGAAGATCGGGAAGTATTGTTGCAAAGGAGAAAGGCGGCGTTGGAATACATTACACAACTAAATGATATTGTTAAAGATAGGATACAGAGTTCAATAGAGAAACCTAACAGGATGCGGTAA
- a CDS encoding oligosaccharide flippase family protein produces MTAVFSYVRKSPVLRNFSILTASNIFSQLLSILTSIKVARILEPAIYGTYNLLQLHTSIFVIIASIGLKNIVVRTVARDKGNSKKVFLISLLIRIIGIVFSLIAYTIYFYYSKGYGGFLFFLTLASITISAFYDLIEGVAFGLEKMEFTGIISLANNIVWVIIILLIPKQYFNLDVLFSVFVGLNLLKTLVYIFSIYKFNYFTGDFSGHNLKYDLKEMTRDSMPYYYLAILTLLSNQIPVLFLEHRSGVAEVAYYNVANKVLSPMSLILNTALTALFPNLAKLFVADRKGFSERIKNIFLIMSLLGIIGAFGVTFFLKEIILIIYGEKYLNTSLVLGYQCWYMAIYSLVCLIGTVLGVIDRQKQLSRLSIICTLLQVPILWVGAKYGAEYLSLSFLIATAISLLFHIATLKRFLKHDLSYSFFIKIIALFALAYVVSISVLRFNLGIKILLFTGISIFGVYILYRKYKVVKA; encoded by the coding sequence ATGACTGCTGTTTTTAGTTATGTAAGAAAGAGTCCGGTACTTAGAAATTTTTCAATTCTCACTGCCAGCAATATTTTTTCTCAGCTATTAAGTATTTTAACTAGTATAAAAGTAGCTCGCATTCTGGAGCCTGCTATTTATGGAACGTATAACTTGTTACAGCTACATACATCTATTTTTGTAATAATAGCTTCAATTGGGCTTAAAAACATTGTTGTACGAACTGTCGCCAGGGATAAAGGAAATTCTAAAAAGGTTTTTCTTATTTCATTACTTATCCGCATAATCGGAATCGTTTTTTCGCTCATAGCCTATACCATCTATTTCTATTATTCTAAAGGATACGGTGGTTTTCTTTTTTTTCTAACACTTGCGAGTATTACAATTTCTGCTTTTTATGATTTGATAGAAGGCGTTGCATTTGGTTTGGAGAAAATGGAATTTACAGGAATTATCAGCTTGGCAAATAATATCGTTTGGGTGATAATTATCTTGCTAATCCCTAAACAGTATTTTAATCTCGACGTTCTATTCTCTGTTTTCGTTGGACTTAACCTGCTTAAAACGCTGGTTTACATATTTTCAATTTATAAATTTAACTATTTCACGGGCGACTTCTCGGGACATAATCTAAAATATGACCTGAAAGAGATGACCAGAGATTCAATGCCTTATTATTACCTTGCTATTTTAACGTTATTAAGCAACCAAATTCCTGTACTATTCCTGGAACATCGTTCTGGTGTTGCAGAAGTTGCTTATTATAATGTGGCTAACAAGGTATTATCTCCCATGAGCTTAATTCTAAATACTGCTTTAACCGCCTTGTTTCCTAATTTGGCTAAGCTCTTTGTGGCAGATAGGAAAGGATTTTCAGAACGTATAAAAAATATCTTTCTTATCATGTCTCTTTTAGGAATAATCGGAGCCTTTGGAGTTACTTTCTTTTTGAAAGAGATAATTCTGATTATCTATGGAGAAAAGTATCTAAATACAAGTTTAGTTTTAGGTTATCAGTGTTGGTATATGGCGATTTATTCTTTGGTATGCCTGATAGGGACTGTACTTGGTGTTATAGATAGGCAAAAGCAATTAAGCAGGTTATCAATAATTTGTACTTTATTACAGGTACCTATCCTTTGGGTTGGGGCTAAATATGGTGCAGAGTACCTGTCACTTTCTTTTTTAATTGCAACAGCTATAAGCCTCTTGTTTCATATAGCAACATTAAAGCGCTTTTTAAAACATGATTTATCGTATAGCTTTTTTATCAAGATAATAGCCTTGTTCGCGTTGGCTTATGTGGTTTCGATTTCTGTACTACGCTTTAATCTGGGGATTAAAATTTTACTTTTTACTGGCATATCAATATTTGGGGTATACATTTTATATAGGAAATATAAAGTTGTTAAAGCGTAA